The genomic stretch TGCAACATTTAATCATAACAATACGTCGTTCCCGTTGACCGGGCAGCACATTTCTGCGACGTGTAATCAATGCCATGCGTCAGGTCAGTATGACGGACTGCCTACAACCTGCGTGAGTTGCCATTTGGCCGATTACAATGGGACAGAAGATCCGGATCACGAGGCGGCGCAGTTCCCGACCACCTGCCAGACCTGTCACACGACGTCCAACTGGGATGCAACATTTAATCATAACAATACGTCGTTCCCGTTGACCGGCGCGCATGTGCAGGCAACGTGTTTGCTGTGCCATGCGTCTGGTCAGTATGACGGACTGCCTACAACCTGCGTGAGTTGCCACTTGGCCGATTTCAATGCAACGACGGAGCCGGACCACGAAGCGGCGCAGTTCCCGACCACCTGCCAGACCTGTCACACGACGTCCAACTGGGATGCAACATTTAATCATAACAATACGTCGTTCCCGTTGACCGGGCAGCACATTTCTGCGACGTGTAATCAATGCCATGCGTCAGGTCAGTATGACGGACCCGAGCCGGATCACGAAGCTGCGCAGTTCCCAACCACCTGTCAGACCTGTCACACGACGTCCAACTGGGATGCAACGTTTAATCATAACAACACGTCGTTCCCGTTGACCGGCGCGCATCTCACGGCAAACTGCAATCAGTGCCACTCCGGTGGAATCTATGACGGTCTTACGACTTTCTGTTTTGATTGCCATCTGGCCGACTACAACGGCTCGGCCGATCCCGATCACCAAGCGGATCAGTATCCAACAACCTGCGATGATTGCCACACAACGTCAAACTGGACTTCGACGTTTAATCACACGCCGCTTTTCCCCATTAATTCAGGCGCACATCGAAACGAGTGGAACACCTGTTGGGAATGTCATCGCAACGGCGACTTCGCGGACTTCAGTTGCACGCATTGCCATGAACACCGGCAATCGGAGGCCGATGACGAGCACAGCGACGTGAACGGCTACGTATGGCTGAGCAGCGCATGTTACAGTTGCCATCCTGATGGCCGCAGTCTTCAGTATCCGCCACAATTCCCCGGTATGCCGAAGCTGAAATGACGCGCACTTCTTTCACATACTGGGGTCTTGTCGCGATCCTATTGTTGTGCGGCGCCACGCCCTTGCGCGCAGGGGAAGTTGCTGCGCGTGTAACCTATGTCGCGTGGAAAACGCTCTACTTGAATGCAGGGCGTGCGCAAGGTGTTGAAAACGGTCTTAATGGACTGTTATACCGCGGCGAAAGTCTCGTCGGGGAAATCACCGTCGCAGCGACGGCTGACTCAACTTGCGTGGCGACTCTTACGGCAGAGGGTGTTGTTGCTCTGCCCGGGGATCGGGCGATTATTTTGCTAATGGATTCTGAAAACCGCAACTTTCCGGCAGCAGCTCACTCGCCCATGCATTCAAACACAAATGATGCAGGTCGGCTCGTTTCAAGGCAACGAAAGCCGCACGGCAGATTCACAGGACGCGTAAGTTTCCAAACGGACATTTATCAGGACAACTCTAGCACGGAAGTGAATCCAGGCGCGACTCTTAGGTCAACCATTCCAGGCGTCATCACAAACAATTCCTCGTTAAGCTTGAAGTATCGCGGGCGGCAACGCACTAATCCAAATGGCAAGATATGGCAACATCGCTTGTACGAAGCTGGCCTTTCTTTCGAGTCTACGGAACAGCGGTGGCGCGCCAGTTTTGGTCGCATTCAGGCTGGATCTGTGGCCGGGATTGGGTACCTCGATGGAGCGTATGGCGAGGTGGGACTGGGAAATGGCTTTGCCGTTGGGGCATTCGGAGGGGCACAGGCTCAATCGGATCTATCAAATACCGACTTCAGCACTACGAAGGGTGGAGTCCTGCTCACGCACCGGCGCAGCGCGAGCTTTGTTCGCCGTAGCCAGTTTACTCTAGCCATGGCAGGAGAATACGTTTACGGGAATCTCAGCCGTGAGTTCATTTATCAGCAAAGCACGCTGAGCCTTGGCAACGGATTCTCGCTCTATGAGAGTTCCGATTTCAATATCAATCGCGGCTGGCGCCATGATGCAGAAGGTTCTGCTCTGTCACTCGCGAATATGCTGGCAAATGTCAGGTACGTGCCGTTCCGGTCAACTACTCTTAGTATCGGATATGATGGCCGCGCTCGCTATCACGAATGGGAATCCCGCGAGACACCGGACAGCTTGTTTGACGATGCGATCCGACACGGTCTTCGAGCAGGAATCGAACTCTCATTCTTGCACGGCGTGAGACTGGCTGCTCAGCAGAGTTACCGCAGCGATCCTGCGGATGACACGTTCTATCCTTCCGGGTCCTATTCTTTGTCCACAAACTCGATTCTTCATAATCCGGTCGGAGCCTCTGTCCGCTTCAACAGGTTCAGCAACAGGTTTTCAACCGGTGATTTGAGGTCTGTTTCTGCATCCTGGGCACCTGTACGATATGCCGAGTTGCGAGCGGAATACGGTCAAACGCAGTATGTCTACAGGCTGGATAAGTACAAGTCCGATTCAAATTGGATGCGCGCTTCCTTCGACCTCAATCTTCGGTCCGGCACTTATTTGTCGTTACAAGTCGATCAAAGTTCAACCGCGGACGAAACAACGGTCCGGAGTTTCATTGAATTAGGTCAACGGTTCCGGTAGAAACGGTGCTAAAGTACGCTGGTATGGGTCCTGATCGATCAGTGGCGGGTGTACTGCAGTACTGTTTGTCCACATAGCTCACTGGGCTGCGAGTCACCCGCGCCAAAAACAGGGAGCACCACCCTCCGTCTTCGCCGCGCGACATCGGAAGCGAGTATGTCCTATCCTGCAACTGGCACTGAAGACAGGGCAGATCACGAGCGTGGCGAGCAGCAGTATAATGATGCAGAGCATAATGAAGATGCTCTTAAACAAAACGCGAACCTCACCCGCTTCAAGAGCTCGAACTTCGAGAGTATTCAGGTCAAGTTCAATGCAGATGGCCGCAGCGGCATGCGAGAAGAGGTAACCGCGATTCATATTGTAATCCAATGTGAAGTTGCGCCTTCCGCTCAGTATTTCTCTAACTGAAATTTGCGGGCAGGAATACTCTGAAGACCGTCCCCTTATCGGTAGCCGACTCTACTTGAATATCTCCCCCATGCTCTTGAACAATTTGATGAGCAATTGTTAGTCCCAATCCAACTCCCACTCCAACACCCCAAGTCGTATAGCCGGGATCAAAAATTCTTGCCATTCGATCCTTTGGAATGCCAATTCCATTGTCTGACACCTCAACCACAATCTCATCATTTTTCAAATATGTCCGAATGATAATTTTTCCAGTCACTGGAATTGCATTGTTCGCATTGCTCAAAAGCTGCAGGAACATTTGATTCAATTTTGCGGGGTAGCAGTGTATTCTCGGCAGCGGCTGGAATTCTTTCACCACCTCAATCCCGGGCTTTCGCTCCTGCTCAAAGACAGATAATGCATCCTCAATGCTTCTGTGAATATCAAGGCTTTGCCTGTCCGCTTCGTCCAACCTGACAAAGCTCTTCATTTTCGATACTATGCGGGCAACACGGTTTGCCCCCTCGGCAACAACTCCCTGGTTTTGAAGGAGAATTTCGAGCAATTTTCCAATCCTTTCGCTGCTCTGCGACTCCGGCAATTCATTGATAGTCTCGGAAAGCTTGCTTACACATGTCTGTATATTCATGCTTGAACTTTGCACAGCCGCGATCGGATTATTGAATTCGTGCGACATCCCGGCCACAAAGCGGCCCATGGCCGCCATTTTTTCCGACTGAACCAATTGCGCTTGAGTCTTTCGGAGTTCGAGATTCGCCCTGCTTAGATCCTCATTTGACCTTTCGAGCAACGCATAGGAACTTTCAAGGTCCTCCATCGCCTTCTTGAGAGCGTTTTCAGTTGCCTTCCGATCCGTTATGTCCGTGACTATCCCTTCGATTGCCTTGACGGAGCCATCCTCCCCGCGTTCTGCCCACAGACTCATTTGTACAAAAAACTCGGAATCGTCACGTCTCCGAAAGCAGTACTCGCCGGTCAGCTGCCCGTACGTCGCTAGTGTTTGCATAACTTGAACACGATCTTGCGGATTTCGATATACTTGCGCTCCGATGTCCGTGACTGTCTCTTTTGCCTGATCATCTGAGTCATAGCCTAACATCTTAACGAGCGCCGGGTTTGCGGTGATAACTCGACCTTCCGGTGTTGATCGAATAATACCTGCGGTCGCGTGCTCAAATATGCCGCGATACCGCTCCTCACTTTCACGGAGGGCTGTCTCCACGCGCTCTCGTTCGGCGATGTCCGCGATCAGAGCTTGCTGCATGCGACGCACACTGTCTGCAAGCCGACCGAGTTCATCTGTGGACTCATAGTCAAGCACCGCGTCGAGTCTTCCGTGGGCGATGGATTTTGTTACGGCTGTGATTCTCCGCAATGGTCGGAGCACGGAACTTATCAGTCCTATCGTAATGAAGACAAGCATGCTGAGACATAGAATGATGGCAAGGCGCATGTTGCGCTGAGAAACAACACGGGATTGCCGCGCATTCTCAAAAGCCAACTCCATGCCGCTTTCGAGCCGATTGCCAAGTTCGATG from bacterium encodes the following:
- a CDS encoding PAS domain S-box protein, which gives rise to MRFTHKIMSMPLLAAMAFIVIYGISYLQADRNAKLADKIELEAFPAVRLSNELNSLTMQMRHIFQTAIVLQDADMILEADQLRDRVLALEDSVRQLLPDQSRLIYETHEAFIRYFDLARSLTMQFIASDLHEELYPKVAEMNGRYEKLTSLHIELGNRLESGMELAFENARQSRVVSQRNMRLAIILCLSMLVFITIGLISSVLRPLRRITAVTKSIAHGRLDAVLDYESTDELGRLADSVRRMQQALIADIAERERVETALRESEERYRGIFEHATAGIIRSTPEGRVITANPALVKMLGYDSDDQAKETVTDIGAQVYRNPQDRVQVMQTLATYGQLTGEYCFRRRDDSEFFVQMSLWAERGEDGSVKAIEGIVTDITDRKATENALKKAMEDLESSYALLERSNEDLSRANLELRKTQAQLVQSEKMAAMGRFVAGMSHEFNNPIAAVQSSSMNIQTCVSKLSETINELPESQSSERIGKLLEILLQNQGVVAEGANRVARIVSKMKSFVRLDEADRQSLDIHRSIEDALSVFEQERKPGIEVVKEFQPLPRIHCYPAKLNQMFLQLLSNANNAIPVTGKIIIRTYLKNDEIVVEVSDNGIGIPKDRMARIFDPGYTTWGVGVGVGLGLTIAHQIVQEHGGDIQVESATDKGTVFRVFLPANFS